One genomic region from Streptomyces sp. NBC_00457 encodes:
- a CDS encoding type II toxin-antitoxin system VapB family antitoxin, translating to MSRTVIDLDDQLVAEVAKALGTSTKKETVNTALREVLENRRRALALTRLRASAEEGAFDLDLFEDKGNYRR from the coding sequence GTGAGCCGAACCGTGATCGACCTCGACGATCAGCTGGTCGCCGAGGTGGCCAAGGCCCTCGGCACCAGCACCAAGAAGGAGACGGTGAACACCGCGCTGCGTGAGGTGCTCGAGAACCGGCGGCGGGCCCTGGCGCTCACCCGCCTGCGGGCGTCAGCGGAAGAGGGCGCCTTCGACCTCGATCTCTTCGAGGACAAGGGGAACTACCGCCGGTGA
- a CDS encoding ABC transporter ATP-binding protein, whose translation MTIGKEHHMTSAVSAADIAPTAYAWEIQATGLKVKVGRKRMAVDGLDLSLGTGVHGLLGPNGAGKTTLIRALATVLRPTEGTLELLGESAGGMGEHRALRRRIGYLPQEFGYYKRFTVREFVEYMAWLKEVPKADIPAAVQRAVERVGLADRADDRMKSLSGGMVRRVGIAQAIVNDPTILLLDEPTVGLDPAQRLRFRELLQELGQDTCVVVSTHLVEDVAAACTDVVLFAEGRLVFQGTPDELAAAGGPEHVGDSPLERGYSALLLNPEQTRGTW comes from the coding sequence ATGACCATCGGAAAGGAACACCACATGACGTCCGCGGTGAGCGCGGCCGACATCGCACCGACGGCGTACGCCTGGGAGATCCAGGCCACCGGGCTGAAGGTCAAGGTCGGCAGGAAACGGATGGCCGTGGACGGGCTCGACCTGTCGCTGGGCACCGGAGTGCACGGTCTGCTCGGACCCAACGGGGCGGGCAAGACCACCCTCATCCGGGCGCTGGCCACCGTGCTGCGCCCTACCGAGGGCACCCTGGAGCTGCTCGGCGAGTCCGCGGGCGGCATGGGCGAGCACCGGGCGCTGCGCCGCCGGATCGGCTATCTGCCGCAGGAGTTCGGTTACTACAAGCGCTTCACGGTGCGTGAGTTCGTCGAGTACATGGCGTGGCTGAAGGAGGTGCCGAAGGCGGACATACCGGCGGCGGTGCAGCGCGCCGTGGAGCGGGTGGGTCTGGCGGACCGCGCCGACGACCGGATGAAGTCGCTGTCGGGCGGCATGGTGCGGCGGGTGGGCATCGCCCAGGCCATCGTCAACGACCCGACGATCCTGCTCCTCGACGAACCGACGGTCGGCCTGGACCCGGCACAGCGGCTGCGCTTCCGCGAGCTGCTGCAGGAGCTGGGCCAGGACACGTGCGTGGTCGTCTCGACCCATCTGGTCGAGGACGTCGCTGCCGCCTGCACCGACGTGGTGCTCTTCGCCGAGGGCCGGCTGGTCTTCCAGGGCACTCCGGACGAACTGGCCGCGGCGGGCGGCCCCGAGCATGTGGGCGACAGCCCGCTGGAACGCGGCTACTCGGCGCTGCTCCTCAACCCCGAGCAGACCAGGGGGACTTGGTGA
- a CDS encoding MFS transporter, protein MSTTFDRGAPASGKTDSGRRGSHAVRWWVLVVLGVAQLMVTLDATVVNIALPEAQHDLGFSDGSRQWVITGYALAFGSLLLLGGRLGDLFGRRTTFVTGLTGFAVASVVGGAAGSFEILVAARVAQGLFAALLAPAALSLLSVTFTDPAERPKAFGIFSALSGAGAAVGLLLGGMLTEWASWRWVMYVNVIFAGVALVGALLLLAKPVVTERPKIDIPGAVVVSAALFGIVYGFAHVESTSWTDPVALGSMISGVVLLAVFAWLELRVAHPLLPLRVVLDRTRGGSFLAVFVLGMGMFSIFLFLTYYLEASIGYSPIEAGLSFLPMVGGIVASSTTVPSLLLPRVGPKVVVSAGFLVSASGMALLTRLTLDSGYVADIMPGMILLGLGIGAVMTTAFQGATAGVHHEDAGVASALINTSQQVGGSISTALLTTVASSAATDYLSSHKPGALTVAQAGVESYTATLAWGAGIFVVGAVLTAFLMPNSALAPSEGEPVIAH, encoded by the coding sequence GTGAGTACCACCTTCGACCGCGGGGCGCCCGCCTCCGGGAAAACAGACTCGGGCCGCCGCGGCTCACATGCCGTGCGCTGGTGGGTGCTCGTCGTGCTGGGCGTGGCGCAGCTCATGGTCACGCTCGATGCGACCGTCGTGAACATCGCGCTACCCGAAGCGCAGCATGACCTCGGATTCAGCGACGGCAGCCGGCAGTGGGTCATCACGGGGTACGCCCTGGCGTTCGGCAGCCTACTGCTGCTCGGGGGCCGACTCGGTGACCTGTTCGGCCGACGTACGACCTTCGTGACCGGCCTGACCGGTTTCGCGGTCGCCTCCGTCGTCGGCGGCGCGGCCGGCAGCTTCGAGATACTCGTCGCGGCACGCGTGGCCCAGGGCCTCTTCGCCGCGCTGCTCGCGCCCGCGGCGCTCTCCCTGCTCAGCGTGACCTTCACCGACCCGGCCGAAAGGCCGAAAGCCTTCGGCATCTTCAGTGCGTTGTCCGGTGCGGGCGCCGCGGTCGGACTCCTGCTCGGCGGCATGCTCACCGAATGGGCGTCGTGGCGCTGGGTGATGTACGTGAACGTCATCTTCGCGGGCGTCGCGCTGGTCGGTGCGCTGCTGTTGCTGGCCAAGCCCGTGGTCACCGAGCGACCCAAGATCGACATTCCTGGCGCCGTCGTGGTGAGCGCCGCGCTGTTCGGCATCGTCTACGGGTTCGCGCACGTCGAATCCACCAGCTGGACCGACCCGGTCGCCCTCGGCTCCATGATCAGCGGCGTGGTGCTGCTCGCGGTGTTCGCCTGGCTGGAGCTCAGGGTCGCGCATCCGCTGCTGCCGCTGCGAGTCGTGCTGGACCGGACCCGGGGTGGTTCGTTCCTGGCCGTGTTCGTCCTGGGCATGGGGATGTTCTCGATCTTCCTGTTCCTGACCTACTACCTGGAGGCCAGCATCGGCTACTCGCCGATCGAGGCCGGCTTGTCCTTCCTGCCGATGGTCGGGGGCATCGTCGCCTCGTCGACCACGGTGCCGTCGCTGCTGCTGCCCCGGGTCGGCCCGAAGGTCGTGGTCAGCGCGGGCTTCCTGGTCTCCGCATCCGGCATGGCCCTGCTGACCCGGCTCACGCTGGACAGCGGCTACGTCGCCGACATCATGCCGGGCATGATCCTGCTGGGTCTCGGTATCGGTGCGGTGATGACCACCGCGTTCCAGGGTGCGACCGCGGGCGTGCACCACGAGGACGCGGGCGTCGCCTCGGCTCTGATCAACACCAGTCAGCAGGTGGGCGGCTCGATCAGTACGGCACTGCTGACCACCGTCGCCTCATCGGCCGCGACCGACTACCTGTCCTCGCACAAGCCGGGCGCGCTGACCGTGGCGCAGGCCGGGGTCGAGAGCTACACGGCCACCCTGGCGTGGGGCGCCGGGATCTTCGTGGTCGGTGCGGTGCTCACGGCGTTCCTGATGCCGAATTCAGCCCTGGCGCCGTCGGAGGGTGAGCCTGTGATCGCCCACTGA
- a CDS encoding alpha/beta fold hydrolase, with translation MPSHESRPTIHIPGTTSHTIAPRAGSGGREGTLRYLKAGTGAPLVLLHTVRTQAEHFRHLIPLIADRYTVYALDLPGMGYSEIVPGASYDEPAMRAGVERLLTELDLDDVTLAGESMGAVLALTTAAELPERVRRVVAVNTYDFRGGIARSSLLARVVVSGVLAPGVGPVIAGVEPKPALRKILQGGLGDKSALREDYVDELLQVGSRPGYPTVARAVYQSLPSLIAARSRYREVKAPVHLVYGEKDWSRPSDRQANKQLLPAADFTQVPDAGHFIALERPDVLADLLNAVA, from the coding sequence ATGCCCAGCCACGAGTCACGTCCCACGATTCACATTCCGGGGACCACCAGCCACACCATCGCCCCGCGTGCGGGATCGGGCGGCCGCGAGGGAACGCTGCGTTACCTCAAGGCGGGCACCGGCGCCCCTCTGGTCCTGCTGCACACCGTGCGCACCCAGGCCGAGCACTTCCGCCACCTCATCCCGCTGATCGCGGACCGGTACACCGTGTACGCCCTCGACCTGCCGGGGATGGGCTACTCCGAGATCGTGCCCGGCGCGTCCTACGACGAGCCGGCCATGCGCGCGGGCGTCGAGCGGCTCCTCACCGAACTCGACCTCGACGACGTGACGTTGGCCGGGGAGTCCATGGGTGCGGTGCTCGCCCTGACCACCGCGGCTGAGTTGCCGGAGCGGGTACGGCGTGTCGTCGCGGTGAACACGTACGACTTCCGCGGCGGCATCGCCCGGTCGAGCCTTCTCGCTCGTGTGGTGGTCAGCGGTGTCCTCGCGCCCGGCGTGGGCCCCGTGATCGCCGGGGTGGAGCCCAAGCCGGCCCTCCGCAAGATCCTGCAGGGCGGGCTCGGCGACAAGAGCGCACTGCGGGAGGACTACGTGGACGAGCTCCTCCAAGTGGGCAGCCGCCCCGGCTACCCGACCGTCGCCCGGGCCGTGTACCAGAGCCTGCCCAGCCTCATCGCCGCCCGCTCGCGCTACCGCGAGGTCAAGGCGCCCGTCCACCTCGTCTACGGGGAGAAGGACTGGTCCCGGCCCTCGGACCGGCAAGCCAACAAGCAACTGCTTCCGGCCGCCGACTTCACCCAGGTCCCCGACGCAGGCCACTTCATCGCCCTGGAACGACCCGACGTCCTGGCCGACCTGTTGAACGCGGTGGCCTGA
- a CDS encoding MSMEG_0570 family nitrogen starvation response protein gives MPEMYFHVRWPDGVTQRCYSPSTVVEDYFVPGGQYPLADFVERSRTALGIAGERVKEKFGFYCTGASEQLAQIERTAAGYAADSAAKVTVESLTGADGSTR, from the coding sequence ATGCCCGAGATGTATTTCCACGTGCGCTGGCCCGACGGTGTGACGCAGCGCTGCTATTCCCCCTCCACGGTAGTCGAGGACTATTTCGTTCCCGGTGGCCAGTACCCGCTCGCGGATTTCGTCGAGCGCAGCCGTACGGCACTCGGTATCGCCGGCGAGCGGGTGAAGGAGAAGTTCGGCTTCTACTGCACCGGCGCCTCCGAGCAGCTCGCGCAGATCGAGCGAACCGCCGCCGGATACGCCGCCGACAGTGCTGCCAAGGTCACGGTCGAGTCCCTGACCGGCGCCGACGGGAGCACGCGGTGA
- a CDS encoding macrolide family glycosyltransferase, whose amino-acid sequence MVGTPLIDHVLPSLEIIRELAARGHRVTYATAAPVAELITSTGAELVGITSTLPVAGRDWPRDPIASASLLLDEAMAVLPQLHAAYDDDPADLYLYDVGAHAGRALAEAQGRRLVQLSPTHVAWEGAQEEIGAAFAHLPGGPAYRARFADWLVRCGAMTTNVEEFTGRPPRVLAMIPRAMQPHVERVDTDAVTFVGPCFGAGQQQDGWLRPAGAQKVLLVSLAGSAYPGPREIYHQCVAAFADLPGWHVVLQTGSGGDIAERVPRNFEVRPWGAPLTILEQADVWVTHTSVRSSSEGLYAGVPMIAVPNGPDQSLYADRLVELGVARRIDTPDITAETLRTVLMELIGDPQVATRSAWLWSEVRAEGGTRRAADLIEEQLAEERVG is encoded by the coding sequence ATGGTTGGCACGCCTCTGATCGACCATGTGCTGCCAAGCCTGGAGATCATCCGTGAGCTGGCGGCCCGCGGTCATCGCGTGACGTACGCCACCGCCGCCCCCGTCGCCGAGCTGATCACCTCCACCGGCGCCGAGCTGGTCGGCATCACGTCCACTCTTCCGGTCGCCGGCCGCGACTGGCCGCGGGATCCCATCGCCTCCGCCTCCCTCCTCCTCGACGAGGCGATGGCCGTACTGCCACAGCTGCACGCCGCGTACGACGACGATCCCGCTGACCTGTACCTCTACGACGTCGGCGCCCACGCGGGCCGCGCGCTGGCCGAGGCGCAGGGTCGCCGCCTCGTCCAGCTGTCTCCGACGCATGTGGCCTGGGAGGGTGCCCAGGAGGAGATCGGCGCGGCATTCGCCCATCTGCCCGGAGGGCCCGCGTACCGAGCGCGGTTCGCTGACTGGCTGGTCCGGTGCGGTGCGATGACGACCAACGTGGAGGAGTTCACCGGCCGCCCGCCGCGAGTGCTGGCCATGATCCCGCGCGCCATGCAGCCGCATGTGGAGCGGGTCGACACCGACGCGGTGACGTTTGTCGGCCCGTGCTTCGGCGCCGGTCAGCAGCAGGACGGCTGGCTGCGGCCTGCCGGTGCGCAGAAGGTGCTGCTGGTGTCGCTGGCCGGCTCGGCGTACCCCGGGCCGCGGGAGATCTACCACCAGTGTGTGGCGGCGTTCGCGGATCTCCCGGGGTGGCATGTGGTGTTGCAGACCGGCAGTGGCGGCGATATCGCCGAGCGGGTTCCTCGCAACTTCGAAGTGCGGCCGTGGGGGGCGCCGTTGACGATTCTCGAGCAGGCGGACGTATGGGTGACGCACACCAGTGTGCGCAGCAGCAGTGAGGGCCTGTACGCCGGTGTGCCGATGATCGCGGTACCGAACGGGCCCGACCAGTCCCTCTACGCCGACCGGCTCGTCGAACTGGGCGTCGCCCGCCGGATCGACACGCCCGACATCACGGCGGAGACGCTGCGTACCGTCCTGATGGAACTCATCGGCGACCCCCAGGTCGCCACGCGCTCGGCATGGCTGTGGTCCGAGGTGCGCGCCGAGGGCGGCACCCGTCGGGCCGCGGATCTGATCGAAGAGCAGCTCGCCGAGGAAAGGGTGGGCTGA
- a CDS encoding PIN domain nuclease translates to MNAAQYLIDTSALARMLRGDAEPYGWDQAAAAGLIATCPITELEFFYSARSAADRAQGIEDMRLLFGWVPVDDRAYDRAWRVQDVLTQRGQHRSAGAVDLVVAATAELQGLTLLHRDRDFECIASVTGQALQWYGPEAGK, encoded by the coding sequence GTGAACGCCGCGCAGTACCTCATCGACACCAGCGCCCTCGCGCGCATGCTGCGCGGCGACGCCGAGCCGTACGGATGGGACCAGGCGGCAGCCGCCGGGCTCATCGCCACCTGCCCCATCACCGAGCTGGAGTTCTTCTACAGCGCACGTTCCGCCGCCGACCGCGCACAAGGCATCGAAGACATGCGCCTGCTCTTCGGCTGGGTGCCGGTCGACGACCGTGCCTACGACCGCGCCTGGCGGGTCCAGGATGTCCTCACCCAGCGCGGACAGCACCGCAGCGCCGGAGCCGTCGATTTGGTGGTGGCCGCCACCGCCGAGTTGCAGGGGCTGACTCTTCTGCACCGTGACCGGGACTTCGAGTGCATCGCCTCCGTCACCGGACAGGCACTCCAGTGGTACGGCCCTGAAGCCGGCAAGTGA
- a CDS encoding 4Fe-4S binding protein: MTTARDTEGQPTPPRLPAKLAAHPSVQAVLARRAAGDVARPPAVIDAAWLRELCLTAGADDVAAVSLDHPDLAGEREHVQSALPGTRTLIAMAVRMNRDNCRSPARSVANQEFHQADEQANHAARSVTQALQDAGHRALNPSVGFPQEMDRFPSERIWVVAHKTVAVAAGLGVMGLHRNVIHPKFGSFILLVTVLVDAEVSEYGQALDYNPCIDCKLCVAACPVGAIAKDGAFDALACTTHNYREFMSGFTDWAQTVADSEDAADYRSRVSDSENASMWQSLSSPPGYKSGYCLAVCPAGEDVLGPYLDDRKTFMDTVLRPLQDKKETLYVLPGSHAQEYAQRRFPHKPVKEVTGGWHPPARRSASTDRETRTS; this comes from the coding sequence ATGACTACCGCGCGCGACACCGAGGGACAACCCACTCCTCCCCGGCTTCCGGCGAAGCTGGCGGCCCACCCGTCGGTACAGGCCGTACTCGCCCGGCGCGCGGCCGGTGACGTCGCGCGCCCGCCGGCGGTGATCGACGCGGCCTGGCTGCGCGAGCTGTGCCTGACGGCCGGGGCGGACGACGTCGCCGCGGTCAGCCTGGACCACCCCGACCTGGCCGGTGAGCGCGAGCACGTACAGTCCGCGCTGCCCGGCACCCGCACCCTGATCGCGATGGCGGTCCGGATGAACCGCGACAACTGCCGCTCCCCCGCCCGCAGCGTGGCCAACCAGGAGTTCCACCAGGCCGACGAGCAGGCCAACCATGCCGCCCGCAGCGTCACCCAGGCCCTCCAGGACGCCGGACACCGCGCGCTCAATCCGTCCGTCGGCTTCCCCCAGGAGATGGACCGCTTCCCCAGTGAGCGGATCTGGGTGGTGGCGCACAAGACGGTCGCGGTGGCCGCCGGGCTCGGTGTGATGGGCCTGCACCGCAACGTCATCCACCCGAAGTTCGGCAGCTTCATCCTGCTCGTGACCGTCCTGGTGGACGCGGAGGTGAGCGAGTACGGGCAGGCGCTGGACTACAACCCGTGCATCGACTGCAAGTTGTGCGTCGCCGCCTGCCCCGTCGGCGCCATCGCAAAGGACGGCGCCTTCGACGCGCTGGCCTGCACCACGCACAACTACCGGGAGTTCATGAGCGGGTTCACCGACTGGGCGCAGACCGTGGCCGACAGCGAGGACGCCGCCGACTACCGCTCCCGGGTCAGCGATTCCGAGAACGCCTCGATGTGGCAGAGCCTGTCCTCACCCCCCGGCTACAAGTCCGGCTACTGCCTCGCCGTCTGCCCCGCCGGCGAGGACGTCCTGGGCCCGTACCTGGACGACCGCAAGACGTTCATGGACACCGTGCTGCGACCGCTCCAGGACAAGAAGGAGACGCTGTACGTCCTGCCCGGCTCCCACGCGCAGGAGTACGCCCAACGCCGCTTCCCCCACAAGCCCGTCAAGGAAGTCACCGGCGGCTGGCATCCCCCGGCGAGGCGCTCCGCGTCCACCGACCGAGAGACGCGTACGTCATGA
- a CDS encoding oxidoreductase — protein sequence MTTDRPVALVTGASSGIGKETALALVAAGFDVVGTSRDTSRVAPLGGVTFLGLDVASDASVAAAVQEVSERFGRIDVLVNNAGVGSMGAAEETSVEQAQSVFDTNVFGVMRMVNEVLPHMRAQRRGRVINISSVLGFLPQPYMAAYAASKHAIEGYTESLDHEIRDHGVRALIVEPAYTRTGFEANSAKPDTPLHAYAKQRQTVDRVMAEAVRSGDAPAVVAKAIVAAATDTKPKPRYTAGPLAGRARILRRLAPAVVFDKQIRKMNQLAD from the coding sequence ATGACGACAGATCGGCCGGTGGCACTCGTGACGGGTGCGTCATCCGGCATCGGGAAGGAAACCGCGCTCGCACTGGTCGCAGCCGGATTCGACGTCGTAGGCACAAGCCGTGACACCTCGCGCGTCGCCCCGCTCGGCGGTGTGACGTTCCTCGGGCTCGACGTGGCCAGTGACGCCTCGGTCGCCGCGGCGGTCCAGGAGGTGAGCGAGCGGTTCGGGCGGATCGACGTCCTGGTCAACAACGCCGGCGTCGGCTCGATGGGTGCGGCGGAGGAAACCTCCGTCGAGCAGGCACAGTCCGTCTTCGACACCAACGTCTTCGGGGTCATGCGCATGGTGAACGAGGTCCTGCCGCACATGCGCGCTCAGCGACGCGGGCGCGTCATCAACATCTCGTCCGTGCTCGGGTTCCTGCCCCAGCCCTACATGGCCGCCTACGCCGCCTCCAAGCACGCGATCGAGGGCTACACCGAGTCCCTGGACCACGAGATCCGTGACCACGGCGTCCGGGCGCTCATCGTCGAACCCGCCTACACCAGGACCGGGTTCGAGGCCAACAGCGCGAAGCCCGACACTCCCCTGCACGCGTACGCCAAGCAGCGGCAGACCGTCGACCGCGTCATGGCGGAGGCCGTCAGGAGCGGCGACGCCCCCGCGGTCGTCGCCAAGGCGATCGTGGCGGCAGCGACCGACACGAAGCCGAAGCCGCGCTACACCGCCGGCCCCCTGGCCGGACGCGCACGCATACTGCGCCGCCTCGCTCCCGCCGTGGTATTCGACAAACAGATCCGCAAGATGAACCAGCTGGCCGACTGA
- a CDS encoding BTAD domain-containing putative transcriptional regulator, whose protein sequence is MEFQLLGPFAARHEGRQVLVGSRRQERCLLSVLLLHAGRAVTTERLIDLLWNGDGPASARGTLHTYIGRLRAALKPYGVPVETRHDGYAVEQGPHAIDAQEFTVLVRQAADAGDPAERVRLYDQALGLWRGPLLADVADDRLRTRLGGSLDELRLSAVESRAEAQLIMGLHDRVVADLTPLVEKHPARERLVAAQMTALYRGGRQADALTLYRGTRKALVTEFGIEPGAELQTLHDRMVRGDHRLDRPPGPVYAVRVDDQWLPWSTSGHPALEFCNTYAGWGRGEDRLPGSEWLRGYATLAVWAGHMDLIEERSVTRLREQALRQPDEAAAALTEARRFRTNLYTCLTGPEDARAFKVVAGTVEDAARHSVFTRGEDGLGHWHPAPSAGLRLPLLAVARSAGELLADPRHFTVRSCPSEDCGWLFLDASGRRRWCSLATCGDARLPTDRRG, encoded by the coding sequence ATGGAGTTCCAGTTGCTCGGTCCGTTCGCCGCCCGCCACGAGGGACGACAGGTGCTGGTGGGCAGCCGCCGCCAGGAGCGGTGCCTGCTGTCGGTCCTGCTGCTGCACGCCGGCCGCGCCGTGACGACCGAGCGCCTCATCGACCTGCTGTGGAACGGCGACGGGCCCGCCTCTGCCCGCGGCACCCTCCACACCTACATAGGTCGACTGCGTGCTGCTCTCAAGCCGTACGGAGTGCCGGTCGAAACCCGGCATGACGGCTACGCCGTCGAGCAGGGCCCCCATGCGATCGACGCCCAGGAGTTCACCGTCCTCGTCCGGCAGGCGGCGGATGCCGGTGATCCCGCGGAGCGAGTCCGTCTCTACGACCAGGCCCTCGGGCTGTGGCGGGGCCCGCTGCTCGCCGACGTGGCCGACGACCGGCTGCGCACCCGCCTCGGCGGTTCCCTGGACGAACTGCGCCTTTCCGCCGTGGAATCGCGAGCGGAAGCGCAGCTGATCATGGGTCTTCACGACCGCGTCGTGGCGGATCTGACGCCGCTGGTCGAGAAGCATCCAGCGCGGGAACGGCTGGTCGCCGCCCAGATGACCGCTCTCTACCGCGGCGGCCGCCAGGCAGATGCCCTCACGCTGTACCGCGGCACGCGAAAGGCGCTGGTAACCGAGTTCGGCATCGAACCGGGCGCAGAACTGCAGACGCTGCACGACCGCATGGTGCGTGGCGACCACCGGCTGGACCGGCCTCCCGGACCCGTGTACGCCGTGCGGGTCGACGACCAATGGCTGCCATGGAGCACGAGCGGACACCCCGCACTGGAGTTCTGCAACACCTACGCGGGCTGGGGCCGGGGCGAGGACCGGCTGCCGGGATCGGAGTGGCTGCGCGGCTACGCCACCCTCGCCGTATGGGCCGGCCATATGGACCTGATCGAGGAGCGCTCGGTCACTCGCCTGCGTGAACAGGCGCTACGACAGCCCGACGAGGCCGCCGCCGCGCTCACCGAGGCTCGCCGCTTTCGTACGAACCTGTACACCTGCCTGACCGGCCCGGAGGACGCCCGTGCCTTCAAGGTGGTGGCAGGCACGGTGGAGGACGCTGCCAGGCACTCGGTCTTCACCCGTGGCGAGGACGGCCTCGGACACTGGCACCCCGCACCCTCCGCGGGCTTACGGCTGCCCCTCTTGGCGGTGGCCCGCAGCGCGGGCGAACTGCTCGCGGATCCACGGCACTTCACGGTCCGCAGCTGCCCCAGTGAGGACTGCGGCTGGCTGTTCCTCGACGCGAGCGGGCGGCGCAGATGGTGCAGCTTGGCGACCTGCGGCGACGCCCGCCTGCCCACCGACCGCCGCGGTTGA
- a CDS encoding TetR/AcrR family transcriptional regulator, with translation MTTEAMPSSRERLLEAAATLTYRDGVNIGVDALCRAAGVSKRSMYKLFESKGELLAASLEERASAYVTALLPAAHDNRPPRERILHVFEQAEAQAGAPDFQGCRYLVVQIELKDSSHPASRVARRVKENLTAFFHAEAEQGGASDPDLLARQLILVFDGASARAGIKADTQAGLIAPTVATLLDAADMR, from the coding sequence ATGACCACCGAAGCAATGCCGAGCTCCCGAGAGCGACTGCTGGAGGCAGCGGCCACGCTCACCTATCGCGACGGCGTCAACATCGGCGTCGACGCGCTGTGCAGGGCGGCGGGGGTGTCCAAGCGCTCCATGTACAAGCTGTTCGAGAGCAAAGGCGAACTGCTGGCGGCGAGCCTGGAGGAACGCGCCTCCGCCTATGTGACGGCACTCCTTCCCGCGGCGCACGACAACCGTCCACCCCGCGAGCGGATCCTGCACGTCTTCGAACAGGCGGAGGCGCAGGCGGGTGCACCCGACTTCCAGGGCTGCCGGTACCTCGTCGTGCAGATCGAGCTCAAGGATTCGAGCCACCCCGCGAGCCGGGTGGCCCGTCGGGTCAAGGAGAACCTGACGGCCTTCTTCCACGCCGAGGCCGAACAGGGCGGGGCGAGCGACCCGGACCTGCTGGCCCGGCAGCTGATCCTGGTCTTCGACGGCGCCAGCGCCCGTGCGGGAATCAAAGCCGACACGCAGGCCGGGCTCATCGCGCCCACCGTGGCCACCCTGCTGGATGCGGCGGACATGCGCTGA
- a CDS encoding TetR/AcrR family transcriptional regulator codes for MTTEVKLSPRERLLEAAATLTYRDGVNIGVEALCKAAGVSKRSMYQLFESKDELLAASLKERTSAYVATLLPATDDGRSPRERILHVFEQVESQAGAPEFRGCRYLAVQIELKDQSHPASRVAHEVKANLTAFFRAEAEQGGASDPDLLARQLSLVFDGASARAGIGADKLPGLVAPTVTTLLDAAGVR; via the coding sequence ATGACCACCGAAGTGAAACTGAGCCCCAGGGAGCGACTGCTCGAGGCAGCGGCCACGCTCACCTACCGCGACGGCGTCAACATCGGCGTCGAGGCGCTGTGCAAGGCGGCCGGGGTGTCGAAGCGCTCCATGTACCAGCTGTTCGAGAGCAAGGACGAACTCCTGGCAGCAAGCTTGAAGGAGCGCACCTCCGCCTACGTGGCGACTCTCCTGCCTGCGACGGACGACGGCCGGTCACCCCGCGAGCGGATCCTGCACGTTTTCGAGCAGGTGGAATCGCAGGCAGGGGCGCCCGAGTTCCGAGGCTGCCGGTACCTGGCCGTGCAGATCGAACTCAAGGACCAGAGCCACCCCGCGAGCCGGGTCGCCCATGAGGTCAAGGCGAACCTGACCGCCTTCTTCCGCGCCGAGGCCGAACAGGGCGGAGCAAGCGATCCCGATCTGCTGGCCCGGCAGCTCAGCCTGGTCTTCGACGGCGCGAGCGCCCGCGCGGGAATCGGAGCCGACAAACTTCCGGGGCTTGTGGCGCCCACAGTGACCACGCTGCTCGACGCGGCGGGCGTGCGCTGA